DNA from Asanoa sp. WMMD1127:
AACTGCCCCCGCCGGGGCCTACCCGGACGTTCAGGGGCGGTCGGATGCGGAGGCCCGCCATGCCTCGAATGGCAACCGTACAGATGACGAAAACAAGGCAGGACAAGGTCGCGCGGCGCGGGCGCGGACTCGGCTGGATGAGTCTCGGTCTCGGCGTGGCACAGCTGGCGGCGCCGGACACGATGCGCCGGATCAGCGGCGTGGACGACTCCGCGACGTCGCGGGCGGTGGTGCCGTTGGTCGGTGCGCGCGAGCTCGTGCACGCGGCCGGGCTCCTGACCAGCCGGCGCAAGGGGGCCTGGACGTGGTCCCGGGTCCTGGGTGACGCGATGGACCTGACCGCGCTCGGGATGGCCATCGCCCACCGTGACGGGCAACGCCAGCGGCGGCTCGTCGGTGTGACCGGCATGATCCTCGGAATCACAGTGCTGGACGTACTGACCGCCGTGCAGGCGACGCGGGCGAGAGAGACCGTCGTGCCGCCGGGCACGCGCAAGGGAGGATCCATGGAACTGACGGCCACGACCACCATTCGTCAACCCGTGCACGTGGTGTACGAGTTCTGGCGCGATCTGGAGAACCTACCCACGTTCATGGCGCACCTCGAGCGGGTCCGCGTCACCGGCGACCGCACGAGCCGCTGGTCCGCCGCCGCACCGTTCGGCACGGACGTCGCGTGGGACGCGGAGATCATCGAGGACGTGGCCGCGGAAGTGGTCGCGTGGCGCTCGACCGGCGACGCCGACGTGCCGAACACGGGCGCCGTCCGGTTCGTGCGCGCCCCGGACGGGGTGAGCACCGAGGTCCACGTCGTGCTGGCATACGACATCCCGGGCGGCGCGATCGGCAAGGCGGTCGCCAGGTACTTCGGCGAGGAACCGCACCAGCAGCTCGACGACGACCTGCGCCGCCTCAAGCAGGTGCTGGAGACCGGCGAGGTGGTCCGTTCCGACGGCGCCCCGTGGGGCAAGCGGGCCCGAAAGGAGTTCCCGCAGCGTCCGGCGCAGCCGCTGTCGGACGCCGAGCTCGAGAAGGGAGCGGACCAGTGAGGGCCAACACCTGGGCGGGCCGCAACAAGGTCGAGGTCCGGGACGTGCCGGACCCGAAGATCCTGAACAACCGCGACGCCATCGTACGGATCACCTCCACCGCGATCTGCGGCTCGGACCTGCATCTCGTCGACGGGTACGTACCCACGATGCAGGACGGCGACGTCCTGGGTCACGAGTTCATGGGCGAGGTGATCGAGGTCGGCCCCGACGTCGACCCTGACCGGTTGCGGGTCGGCGACCGGGTCGTCGTGCCGTTCCCGATTGCCTGCGGCGCGTGCGCCGCCTGTGCCGCCGGGTTGTTCTCGTGTTGCGAGAACAGCAATCCGAACGCCGGGATCGCGGAGAAGATGTTCGGGCATCCGGTCGCCGGGATCTTCGGCTACTCGCACCTGACCGGCGGTTTCGCGGGCGGCCAGGCCCAGTACGCGCGAGTGCCGTTCGCCGACGTCGGCCCCCTGAAGATCGAATCCAATATGGCCGACGAGCAGGTGCTGTTCCTGTCCGACATCCTGCCCACTGGCTACATGGGCGCCGAGATGTGCGACATCCAGCCCACCGACGTGGTGGCGGTGTGGGGTGCCGGCCCGGTCGGCCAGTTCGCCATGGACAGCGCCGCCATGCTCGGCGCGGCCCAGGTGATCGCGATCGACAAGGAGCCGTACCGGCTGCAGATGGCCGAGGACGCGGGCCACACGCCCGTGAACTTCGAGGACGTCGACGTCCGGTCCCGGCTGCTGGAGCTCACCGGCGGGCGAGGACCGGACAAGTGCATCGACGCCGTGGGCCTGGAAGCCACGCACGGCAGCGCGCACATCGCCGCGTACGACCGCGTCAAGCAGGCCGTCAGGTCGGAGACCGAACGCCCGCACGCCCTGCGCCAGGCGATCATGGCGTGCCGCAACGGCGGAATCGTCTCGGTCATCGGCGTCTACGGCGGCCTGATGGACAAGTTCCCCGCCGGCGCCTGGATGAACCGATCACTGACCCTGCGTACCGGCCAGTGCCACGTCCAGCGCTACATGAAGCCGCTGCTGCAGCGCATCGAGCGCGGAGAGATCGATCCCACTCGGATCATCACCCACACCCTCCCGCTCGACGAAGCGGAGCGCGGCTTCGACATCTTTAAGAACAAGCAGGAGAACTGCGAAAAGGTCGTTCTGAAACCGTGACGGGCACCCACCTGCGACCCGGATCCGCTTGGCGGACCAGCCGCCGACAACAGCTGAACAGGATCTAACCGCGCCCGGATCCGCTGCTAATCGGGCGACGCGGTCAGGCCGCGTTGAGCCAGGCGACAGCGACGCTGACGTGGTCTGCGGACGGGCCCGCCGCCGTTGGCGGCGCTCGCGCCGGAGGCAACCGGGCGGGCCGACACCGTCTACGCATGACCGCGGTTGACCGCAAAGGGCGGGTTGCCGCCCGCGGCATCGTCGCTGCGCTTGGCTGGCCGCCGGGGACCCAGCTGGATGTTCGGGAACGGGCCGGGCTGTTCAC
Protein-coding regions in this window:
- a CDS encoding SRPBCC family protein, which gives rise to MSLGLGVAQLAAPDTMRRISGVDDSATSRAVVPLVGARELVHAAGLLTSRRKGAWTWSRVLGDAMDLTALGMAIAHRDGQRQRRLVGVTGMILGITVLDVLTAVQATRARETVVPPGTRKGGSMELTATTTIRQPVHVVYEFWRDLENLPTFMAHLERVRVTGDRTSRWSAAAPFGTDVAWDAEIIEDVAAEVVAWRSTGDADVPNTGAVRFVRAPDGVSTEVHVVLAYDIPGGAIGKAVARYFGEEPHQQLDDDLRRLKQVLETGEVVRSDGAPWGKRARKEFPQRPAQPLSDAELEKGADQ
- a CDS encoding zinc-dependent alcohol dehydrogenase, which translates into the protein MRANTWAGRNKVEVRDVPDPKILNNRDAIVRITSTAICGSDLHLVDGYVPTMQDGDVLGHEFMGEVIEVGPDVDPDRLRVGDRVVVPFPIACGACAACAAGLFSCCENSNPNAGIAEKMFGHPVAGIFGYSHLTGGFAGGQAQYARVPFADVGPLKIESNMADEQVLFLSDILPTGYMGAEMCDIQPTDVVAVWGAGPVGQFAMDSAAMLGAAQVIAIDKEPYRLQMAEDAGHTPVNFEDVDVRSRLLELTGGRGPDKCIDAVGLEATHGSAHIAAYDRVKQAVRSETERPHALRQAIMACRNGGIVSVIGVYGGLMDKFPAGAWMNRSLTLRTGQCHVQRYMKPLLQRIERGEIDPTRIITHTLPLDEAERGFDIFKNKQENCEKVVLKP